Proteins from one Syngnathoides biaculeatus isolate LvHL_M chromosome 8, ASM1980259v1, whole genome shotgun sequence genomic window:
- the bud23 gene encoding probable 18S rRNA (guanine-N(7))-methyltransferase yields MSSCRRPEHAAPPDVFYNADEAKKYSQNSRMIEIQTQMSERAVELLNLPEDQPCFLLDVGCGSGLSGDYLTEEGHYWVGVDISTAMLDVALDREVEGDVLIGDMGHGMPFRPGTFDGCISISALQWLCNADKRTHSPPKRLYTFFSTLYSSLSRGARAVFQLYPENSEQLELITAQAMRAGFSGGMVVDYPNSSKAKKFFLCLFAGVTGVLPKGLGSETSDKNVAIQVQYSGQRCRFKNMKGKSAKKGRDWILEKKERRRRQGREVRADTKYTGRQRRPHF; encoded by the exons ATGAGTTCATGTCGACGACCTGAGCACGCGGCTCCTCCCGATGTG TTTTACAATGCAGATGAGGCCAAGAAATACTCCCAGAA CTCTCGAATGATCGAGATCCAGACTCAGATGTCAGAGAGAGCCGTGGAGCTTTTGAATCTTCCAGAGGATCAGCCGTGCTTCCTGCTGGATGTGGG GTGTGGTTCGGGGCTCAGTGGCGACTACCTGACCGAGGAAGGCCACTACTGGGTTGGAGTTGACATCAGCACGGCAATGCTGG ATGTGGCACTGGACAGAGAGGTGGAAGGAGATGTTCTAATTGGAGACATGGGACATGGGATGCCTTTCCGACCAGGAACCTTCGACGGCTGCATTAG TATCTCAGCTCTTCAGTGGCTCTGCAACGCTGACAAGCGCACGCACAGTCCTCCTAAGCGACTCTACACCTTCTTCAGTACTCTCTATTCTTCTCTG TCAAGAGGCGCCCGGGCTGTTTTTCAGCTCTATCCTGAGAACTCAGAACAG CTGGAACTGATCACAGCACAGGCCATGAGGGCTGGCTTCagcggcggcatggtggtggaCTATCCCAACAGCAGCAAGGCCAAGAA GTTCTTCTTGTGTCTGTTTGCCGGCGTGACAGGCGTCTTGCCCAAG GGTTTGGGTTCCGAAACCTCCGACAAGAACGTCGCCATCCAAGTTCAGTATTCAGGACAAAG ATGCCGcttcaaaaacatgaaaggtAAATCAGCAAAGAAGGGCCGAGATTGGATTCTGGAGAAAAAGGAGCGGAGGCGCAGACAAGGACG GGAGGTTCGAGCTGACACCAAATACACGGGACGTCAGAGGAgacctcatttctaa
- the dnajc30b gene encoding dnaJ (Hsp40) homolog, subfamily C, member 30b codes for MSASGHLYPFCTSTQLRAFCILVRLNRSERRHSDSFKFRSYSRTRIPKDNPLYRNRTAYYDILKVSPNATQSQIKTAYYQQSFLFHPDKNPGSAESALRFSEISEAYTVLGNKILRRKYDRGILSMTDVRGVERPPAKETPSRSTGSTQQQQQTASRRFSQTGGRPMFDFDAFYQAHYGEQLQREREMRARRQHEAEARKEELRRWRQSKIIEGTVGLLLVAAGVVLVSIGKP; via the coding sequence ATGTCTGCTTCCGGTCACCTTTACCCCTTTTGCACGTCAACTCAGCTGCGAGCTTTCTGCATCCTCGTCCGACTGAACAGGTCAGAGAGACGACATTCGGACTCTTTTAAATTCCGAAGCTACAGCAGGACAAGAATCCCAAAAGATAACCCCTTGTATAGAAACAGGACGGCGTATTATGACATCCTCAAAGTGTCCCCTAATGCCACACAGTCTCAAATCAAAACTGCCTACTACCAGCAGTCTTTCCTCTTTCATCCAGACAAAAACCCCGGCAGTGCAGAGTCTGCACTGCGCTTCTCTGAGATCAGCGAAGCCTACACAGTGCTGGGCAACAAAATTCTGAGGAGAAAGTACGACCGGGGTATTCTGAGCATGACTGATGTCCGCGGCGTGGAAAGACCCCCCGCCAAAGAAACCCCGAGCAGGTCCACTGGATCGacgcaacagcagcagcaaactGCCTCCAGGCGCTTCTCCCAAACGGGAGGGAGGCCCATGTTCGACTTTGACGCCTTCTACCAGGCTCATTACGGTGAACAGCTGCAGAGGGAGCGAGAAATGCGAGCCAGGCGGCAGCATGAAGCCGAAGCCCGCAAGGAAGAGCTGCGCAGGTGGAGACAGAGCAAGATCATCGAGGGTACGGTGGGCTTGCTGCTGGTGGCCGCCGGCGTCGTTTTGGTCAGCATCGGCAAGCCCTGA